From the Maioricimonas rarisocia genome, one window contains:
- the typA gene encoding translational GTPase TypA: MRRDDIRNIAIIAHVDHGKTTLVDALLRQSGQFRESQLVGDCILDSNDLERERGITILAKNISVTYQGVKINIIDTPGHADFGGEVERVLRMADGALILVDAFEGPRPQTRFVLTKALEVGLKPVVVVNKVDRPDCRPEDVLIETLHLMDELGADNALDIPYIFASGRSGFASHDPEERGGTIQPLLDMVVKEIPGPEADREGPFQVMVTTLVWSEYVGRIAVGRIMSGSVSPGQKVGVIDRDGQQTNGVVEAVELFDKLGRVKADKAEAGDIVALVGLPGAEIGDTVCDPAMGEALPRIEVDEPTLSMVFTINSSPLSGKSGKFLTSRHLRDRLQRELESNVALRVSEADHRDSFKVSGRGLLHLSILIETMRREGYELSVGKPEVIRKQVDGRWHEPFELLDIDVPSGDVGSVMELVTSRRGQLNEMHAGAGTHTHLEFSIPARGLIGLRTRLLNATRGEAVIHHRFDTYKIMEGDLPRRKNGVLVSQVPGKTTGYALWKLQERAELFVGPGADVYEGMIVGENSRENDLVVNPVREKKLTNVRASGADDNIMLEPPREMTLERALEYIEADEYVEVTPTAIRLRKIWLTENERKRNIRKTG, encoded by the coding sequence ATGCGTCGCGACGACATTCGCAATATCGCCATCATCGCTCACGTCGATCATGGTAAAACCACTCTGGTTGATGCCCTGTTGCGGCAGAGTGGCCAGTTCCGTGAATCGCAGCTGGTTGGCGATTGCATCCTCGACTCCAACGATCTGGAGCGGGAACGGGGCATCACCATTCTGGCCAAGAACATCTCCGTCACCTACCAGGGCGTGAAGATCAACATCATCGACACGCCCGGGCACGCCGACTTCGGCGGCGAGGTCGAGCGTGTGCTCCGCATGGCAGACGGAGCGCTGATTCTGGTCGACGCCTTCGAAGGTCCCCGTCCGCAGACGCGGTTCGTGCTCACCAAGGCCCTCGAAGTGGGTCTCAAGCCGGTCGTCGTGGTCAACAAGGTGGACCGGCCCGACTGTCGCCCGGAAGACGTGCTGATCGAGACACTGCACCTGATGGACGAGCTCGGGGCCGACAACGCCCTCGATATCCCTTACATCTTCGCCAGCGGTCGGTCCGGCTTTGCATCGCACGATCCCGAAGAGCGGGGCGGCACCATCCAGCCGCTGCTCGATATGGTCGTCAAGGAGATCCCCGGCCCGGAGGCGGACCGGGAAGGCCCGTTCCAGGTGATGGTGACCACGCTCGTCTGGTCCGAGTACGTCGGCCGCATCGCCGTCGGGCGGATCATGTCCGGCAGCGTCAGCCCCGGGCAAAAGGTCGGCGTCATCGATCGGGACGGTCAGCAGACCAACGGCGTCGTCGAAGCGGTCGAGCTGTTTGACAAGCTGGGGCGGGTCAAGGCGGACAAGGCCGAAGCGGGAGACATCGTCGCCCTGGTCGGCCTGCCGGGTGCCGAGATTGGAGACACCGTCTGCGACCCGGCAATGGGAGAGGCTCTTCCCCGCATCGAAGTGGACGAACCGACACTGTCGATGGTGTTCACGATCAACTCGTCACCACTTTCAGGCAAGAGCGGCAAGTTCCTGACGAGTCGTCACCTGCGGGATCGCCTGCAGCGCGAACTGGAGTCCAACGTCGCACTGCGGGTCAGCGAGGCCGATCACCGCGACAGCTTCAAGGTCTCCGGTCGCGGACTGCTGCACCTCTCGATTCTCATCGAGACGATGCGCCGCGAGGGATACGAGCTGTCGGTCGGCAAGCCGGAAGTCATCCGCAAGCAGGTGGACGGCCGTTGGCACGAGCCGTTCGAACTGCTGGACATCGACGTTCCGTCGGGTGACGTCGGTTCCGTCATGGAACTGGTCACCAGTCGTCGTGGCCAACTCAACGAAATGCACGCGGGAGCCGGCACGCACACGCACCTGGAGTTCTCGATTCCCGCGCGTGGACTGATCGGACTTCGAACGCGTCTGCTCAACGCCACCCGCGGCGAGGCGGTCATCCACCACCGGTTCGATACCTACAAGATCATGGAAGGGGACCTCCCACGCCGCAAAAATGGCGTACTGGTCTCCCAGGTGCCCGGGAAGACGACCGGGTACGCCCTGTGGAAACTGCAGGAACGGGCCGAACTGTTCGTCGGACCGGGTGCGGACGTCTACGAAGGCATGATCGTCGGTGAGAACTCGCGCGAAAACGACCTGGTGGTCAACCCGGTTCGCGAGAAGAAGCTCACGAACGTGCGGGCCTCCGGTGCCGACGACAACATCATGCTCGAACCGCCGCGCGAAATGACACTCGAACGGGCCCTCGAGTACATCGAAGCGGATGAGTACGTCGAGGTGACGCCGACCGCCATCCGGTTGCGGAAGATCTGGCTGACCGAGAACGAGCGGAAGCGGAACATCCGCAAGACGGGCTGA